The bacterium HR17 DNA window CCAGCGAATGAACGGTAGCGACGCGTTTGGTGGCGTAGATTCGCTGCAGCAAGGTAGTCGCTTGACCGTTGACGAAATCGCGTTGCGCCATTGTTTCGGGGTTGAAAATGACGACGAGCCCTTGCGCTGCTTCCGCGATGGCGTGCAAGTTGGCGAGGTTGCCCCAGCCGAAGGGGACATCGGTCAAGATGACGACATCGGCGGCGGCGATAAGGCGGCGCGCCTCCGCGATGGCGCGCTCGGAAAGGGGCATGAAAGGTTGCTCTTCGGCGACAGGCACGCCTAACAGTTGTGCCGCTTCGTAGTCGCTGTCGCCCCGATTGAGTGCCCCTGCGGTCACTTGGCAACCGGCAGCGACAAGCAACGCCATCACTTCACCGCCCGTCCCGCCGCCGCAGACGACATGGACACGAACGGCGTTGAGGGGCACGATGCGCCGTTCGGTCAAAACGATGAGCGGCTTGCCCGTTAGCGGGTGGCGGAGCACCAAAACGGGGACGCCATAAACTTGCTGCAAGTTTTGCGGCGTGAGGACAGCATCGACATCGCCCATCGCTACGATGCGCCCGCCTTGCATGAGAATAAAGCGGTTGCCCAACATCGTCGCCAAGTTGAGGTCGTGCATGACGACCAAAACGGTCAACCGGCGGTCACGGTTGAGCCGCTGGACCAACTCCACGACTTCCAGTTGGTAGTGCAAATCCAAGTTGGCAGTCGGTTCGTCCAGCAGCAGCACCTGTGGCTCTTGGGCTAACGCTTTTGCCAGCAAGACGCGCCGTCGCTCGCCCCCCGACAGTTCAGTGAACAGGCGGTCGCGCAAGTGCCAAGTGTCGGTCGCTTCCATTGCGTCGCGGACAACTTGCCAATCGTGGGGCGAAAAGGGCGCCAACGGGGCGAGATGCGGGATACGCCCCATCAGCACGATGTCCAAGACGGTGAAAGCGAAGGCGGTGCCTTCCGTTTGCGGGACGACGCTGAGGCGGCGCATCAGGTGGCGGACAGGCACCTCCGTGACCGCTTTGCCGTCCAACAACACCGCACCTTTTTGGGGCGTGACGGCACGGGCAATGGTGCGCAACAGTGTCGTCTTGCCCGCTCCGTTGGGGCCGAGCAATACGACCAAATCGCCCGCGTGGACGGAAAAGGTGACATCGTGCAGGGCGGTAACGGCGCGAAACGCTACCGTAACGCCTTGCACCGCGATGCAGACTTGCGGATGTCCAGCGGTTAAAGACGACAGCGCCATCTACTGTCACCTTGCCGGCAAAAATTTGGGCGCAGCAAGCTATAACCCGACCCAAAAAAACGACGGCGCACCGGGTTTGACGCTACGATTTTGAAGGCGGACCGACTTAAGCGCCAATGGGGGACGATAGCCATGCGGGTTCTGGTCGCCGATGACGAATGGCTTGTCCGTGAGGAAGTCAAGGCGTCCCTTCAAGAGGTAGGGCACACAGTCGTCGGGGAAGCAGGTGACGGCGAGACAGCGTTGCAGTTGGCAAAAACACTTCGCCCCGATGTCGCTGTGCTGGACATCAAGATGCCTGAACGGGACGGGATTGAGGTCGCCCGTGAGTTGGTCAAGGACGGCATTTGCGCAGCGGTATTGCTGACGGCATATGCGTTGCCCGAATTCGTGCAGCGGGCGACGGAAGCGGGGGCGTTCGGCTACTTGACCAAACCCTTTGACCCGAAGGCGTTGGACGCAGCGCTACATATCGCCGTCGCACGCTTCAACGAATTTCGGCAACTGCAAGCGGAAATCGGGGAACTGGAAGAGGAACTGGCGACGCGCAAATTGGTGGAGCGGGCGAAAGGGTTGCTGATGAAGCACTACAACTTGGACGAGGCGGAAGCCTACCGCATCCTGCAGCGCCGCAGCATGGAGACGCGCAAGCCGATGCGCGAAGTGGCGGAAGCGGTGCTGATGGCGTTGGAGCTGCTGGAAGAGCCGACAGCACAAAAGCGTAAGAGCGGAAAACGCAAGGAGGGACAAAGCGGCAAACCGTCCGGTCAGCAAACAGGCTGAGGTGGGAGAAAACCGATGCGTATCGCTTTTGTGACGGAGTGCTATCGCCCTGTCCGCAACGGCATCGTGACGGTCATTGAAACGCTGACGGCAGGATTGCAGCAGCGGGGGCATGAAGTGCTCATCGTTGCTCCGCATCACCCCCGCGCAGAAAAGGACGAATCGCAAGTCGTGCGGGTGCCGTCCGTGCCTAACCCGTTTTATCCCGACTATCCTGCGGCTGTCCCCTTTGCGCCCCAACTGACGCGGGCATTAGACGATTTTCGCCCTGACATCGTGCACACCCATTCGTTCATGTGGTTGTGCCGCTTCGCGTTGCGCTACGCGCGCAAGCGGGGCATCCCTGTCGTGACGACCTACCACACGCTCGTCACGGAATACTTACACTACGCGCCTTTGCCCCGTTGGCTAAGTCGGCGGTTCATCGCTTACTGGAGCGCCTCGTTTTGCAATGCGTGTGCGGTGGTGGTTGTCGTGTCACCATTGGCGGAGACATTGCTGCGGTCGTTCGGGGTGAAAGTGCCGATTGAGTTCATCCCGACAGGCATTGATGCGGAGCGGTTCAGTCACGGCGACGGATATCGCGTCCGCAAAAGTTTAGGCATCCCGATGACAGCGAGCGTGCTGTTGTTCATCGGGCGCATCGCCAAGGAGAAAAACATCGCTTTTTTGCTGGACGCTGTGGCGCCGATTTTGGCGGAGCGTCCCCGCACCTACTTGGTGTTGGTCGGCGATGGACCTGAGCTGGCAGCGATGCAGGCAAAGGCGCGGCGGTTGGTGAGCGGTGAGCGCATTTTGTTCGTCGGCAGCCGCCCGTATCAGGAAATCCCGCATTTTTTGGCGGCAGCGGATGTGTTCGTGTTTGCGTCGGTGACAGAAATGCAAGGGTTAGCGGTGTGTGAAGCGATGATGGCAGGATTGCCCGTCGTGGTTGTCGGGGAAGGCGGCGTGCGCTATTTCGTCAAGGACGGCGAGACAGGCTTCGTCGTGCCCCACGACGCGATAGGGTTCGCCAACGCCGTGCGGACGCTGTTGGATAAACCGCACCTGCGGATGGCGATGGCGGAACGCGCCCGCCAATACGCGCGTCAATTTCTGTCGGTGGCTGCGTGCCTGGACCGTCTGGAGCAACTTTACCATCAAGTGTTCGCCGACCGATTGGCGCGCGTTTGACAGCGAGACGCCAAAGGGTAAAGGGGCTAATGTCTGGAGGTGCGGACCATTGGCTGTATTCTGCCGCCATTGCGGGAACGCCGTAGCAGCTGGGACAACCCGGTGTGCCAGTTGCGGAGCCCTTCTCCAGCAGACTCCGCCGCCACCCCGACCGAATGGGCGCGATGCTGCCCTGCGGTTGCCCCAAGAGACTCCCGACGAGTTGCTTCGGCAGGCATTGCAGTTGATGGCGGAAGGGGATTGCGACGATGCCATTCTGTTATGTCGGCGGGCGATAGCCCTTGACCCGCAGAAAGTTGCGGCTTACACGCTGCTGGGTGAACTTTACGAGCGGGTCGGTGAGACGGAACGGGCGCGACGCGCGTATGAGCAAGCCTTAGCCATTGATGCCCACTACGAGCCGGCGCGATTGGGCAAGGAGCGGCTCAGCGCCCAACCCCTCGCTGTGCCGGCACCACCGCCAACGAGTGACACGACAACGACGGACGCTGCGGTGCCCCTTACAGCACCGGCGCCGACAGTGTGGAGCGGGCATCCGGTCCCGTTGCTGGCAGCGACAGCGTTAGTGGTAACAAGTTTGTTTCTCGTTCGGACGATCGTGCCGCCGCCAGCAAGTCAGGTTCGGACACCCTCGCTTCCACCTCCCATCCTTGTGGCGCCTGCGCCGAACACCCCAATGCCCCCACCCACACCGGCACCCGAAGGAGACGCGGTGCGCAAAGGGTTGGACGCCTTGAACCGTCGGGACTACGACGGTGCCATTCGGTGGTTCACGCACGCGCTGCACCAAAACCCTCAAAGCAACGAAGCCCGCAGTTGGCTCTTATTAGCGCGAGCGATGAAAGAGGAGCGGCGCATGTCAGCGCCTTCCACACCTTTGATGCCACCGCTCCCGCGTGCTCCGTCATCACCAGCGCCTGCGACGCCTTCGTTGCCTGACACACCGTCGTCGCCGCCGCCCACCACGACGCCTTTGCCTGCTTGGCAATGGCAGCGCCCGGCACCACCGCCAACGGTTCCACCTGCGTTGGCACCTCAGCCCTCGCCCCCTGCTACGCCGCCGTTTACGCCACCGCACCCCGCCGTGCAACCCTCGGCTCCGTCAGCGGTGCCTGACACAGCGCCGTCACACGCATCCGCCGGTGCGCCGTCGGCGTCCACCGCTGAGGATTGGGAGCGATACGCTATACAGCAAGCGCTGGACGGCAATTTGGCGGCAGCCGCTGAGGCGTATCGGATGGCGCTGGCACGGCTCAATGACAGCAACCGTGAGGGCTATCTCCGCCAACAACTGGCGTTGACCTTGCAACGGTTGGGACGGTATGAGGAAGCGGCAGCGGAATACGAACGGGCTATCGCCGCTTACCGCAAACAGATAGAACGGGGCGTGCAAGTAGACGCCGCTCAACGCGGCATAGAAGCGTGCCAACGCGGCTTGGAAATTTGCCGGCGATCGCCTTAACCGCTTTTCACCCTCCTGCCGTCGGAACCGGATGCTGCGTCAAAATTGACAGCAACGCCGCAAGCGATTTCTGAGACAAGGCAGGGGAGGTTCCATGCACCGTTACCTTCTCGCTGCCGCATGGATGTTCGCTGTCGGGCAAGGTTTTGCCAGCCAACCGAGCACCGTGTTGATGTTGCCTCCGCTATCACCGCCCGTTTCTGCCACCGCTCAAGACGCTCTGCTTGCTGCTTGCCGGTCTCTCTGGGAACGCCAACAGAAATGGGTCGTGGTGACCTTTCACCGCGAATCGCCGTCGTTGGTGCGGGCTGTCAAAGAAGGGCGGCTTCCTGCCGACGCGCTGACACGCCCGTTGGACCACGCCGTTGCCGTGTGTGCCGAAGAGGGAGCCCAAGTCGGCATGTGGTTGCGGGTCACTCGTGCTGACGACGCGACCCCGCAAGCAATGGAAGCGATGTTGTTGGTGCCAACAGCCGCGTCGTTCCAAGCGGACCTGCAAACTCAACCGATAACCGAAACGGAGCGGGCGCTTCTGAAACCCTTTCAAGTCGCTGAGCGCCAACTTGCGGCATGGGTGTTGGCGTTGCGGCTGGGGCAATGGCTACAAGATCGCCTCGCACCGCCGACGCCACTTAGTGCACCGAGCGCACCAGGCGCCGACGGCGATCAAGATGTCGCTGCGTTGGTCGCAGCAGAAAAGTGGGACGACGCCGTTCGGCGGATAGATCAACTGTTGCAAAGTAACCCCAATGACCCACGACTTTATTGGCAATTGGCGGTGATTTACGAGCGACAAGGGCGTTGGGAGGACGCCACTATTGAATATCGCCGCGCCCTGCAATTGCAAAGCGATTTGTGGGAAGCGTGGAAAGGGCTTGCCCGTGTCGCCGCTAAGCGGGAACGATGGGACTGGGTGTTAGAAGCCGTGCAACGGCTCCAAAGCGCTCAAAGGAGCGACCCTTTGTCCCTTGCCTTAGGCGCTCAAGCCGCTGCGGTGTTAGCGGCTACCGCCCGCCAACGCGGGCGCGATCGGGAAGCCGACGCCTACCAGCAATTAAGCCTGACGCTGGACGAAGCGGTAGTGCAGACTGCAGATGACCCACAGTTGCTTTTGGACGCAGCACAACGGTTAATGACGCACCAGCGCCTGAATGTAGCCGCAAGGGCGATAGAAAAGTTGATGGGTGTCGCAGACGCCGCTCTTTTGGATCAAGCGGTGCCTTTAGCGGTCGCCGCGAAGCGCCCCGACCTCGCTTATCGGCTGCTGTTAGCGCGCCTGCGGTTCAAGGCACCTTATGCCCCCTCACCGGAGCCGATGCGGGTGTGCGGCGAGGCATTGAACGCCGAAACGGTGCGGCTTTTTGAAGCCGTGCGGGATACTTTGGCCGCCTTTGATCGCCGTGCCCTGAACGCAGCGGAACTGCAGACGCAGTTACGCAAGGTCAACGCCGATGCCGAACAGTTGCTCAAAGCCGCCCAGAACATTCGCCCCCCAGAGGCTTGGGCTGCACTTTACAAACGGCGTTTATTGGCGTATGAACTGTTTCTGCAAGCGACGGCATTGCTGCGGGAATGGGCGGAAACGCAGGACGGGCTGACCCGCACCCGCGCCGTTGTGTTGTATGACTTTGCCCGCTCAGAGTTGGAAAGCGTTTGGGCGGAAGAGCGACGCCTCGCACCTTAGCCTCTGCCCCTGCGGCTAAAATTTGCTGCAGGTGATGGGCTATGAACGGGCTGGACGCACTCGGCAAACTGCTTATCGGCGTCGGCGCTTTGCTCATCGTCGCAGGCGCCATCGCGCTGGCGTTGA harbors:
- the fepC gene encoding Ferric enterobactin transport ATP-binding protein FepC, whose amino-acid sequence is MALSSLTAGHPQVCIAVQGVTVAFRAVTALHDVTFSVHAGDLVVLLGPNGAGKTTLLRTIARAVTPQKGAVLLDGKAVTEVPVRHLMRRLSVVPQTEGTAFAFTVLDIVLMGRIPHLAPLAPFSPHDWQVVRDAMEATDTWHLRDRLFTELSGGERRRVLLAKALAQEPQVLLLDEPTANLDLHYQLEVVELVQRLNRDRRLTVLVVMHDLNLATMLGNRFILMQGGRIVAMGDVDAVLTPQNLQQVYGVPVLVLRHPLTGKPLIVLTERRIVPLNAVRVHVVCGGGTGGEVMALLVAAGCQVTAGALNRGDSDYEAAQLLGVPVAEEQPFMPLSERAIAEARRLIAAADVVILTDVPFGWGNLANLHAIAEAAQGLVVIFNPETMAQRDFVNGQATTLLQRIYATKRVATVHSLEELQRLLGRA
- the pdtaR gene encoding putative transcriptional regulatory protein pdtaR; protein product: MRVLVADDEWLVREEVKASLQEVGHTVVGEAGDGETALQLAKTLRPDVAVLDIKMPERDGIEVARELVKDGICAAVLLTAYALPEFVQRATEAGAFGYLTKPFDPKALDAALHIAVARFNEFRQLQAEIGELEEELATRKLVERAKGLLMKHYNLDEAEAYRILQRRSMETRKPMREVAEAVLMALELLEEPTAQKRKSGKRKEGQSGKPSGQQTG
- a CDS encoding Alpha-monoglucosyldiacylglycerol synthase, which codes for MRIAFVTECYRPVRNGIVTVIETLTAGLQQRGHEVLIVAPHHPRAEKDESQVVRVPSVPNPFYPDYPAAVPFAPQLTRALDDFRPDIVHTHSFMWLCRFALRYARKRGIPVVTTYHTLVTEYLHYAPLPRWLSRRFIAYWSASFCNACAVVVVVSPLAETLLRSFGVKVPIEFIPTGIDAERFSHGDGYRVRKSLGIPMTASVLLFIGRIAKEKNIAFLLDAVAPILAERPRTYLVLVGDGPELAAMQAKARRLVSGERILFVGSRPYQEIPHFLAAADVFVFASVTEMQGLAVCEAMMAGLPVVVVGEGGVRYFVKDGETGFVVPHDAIGFANAVRTLLDKPHLRMAMAERARQYARQFLSVAACLDRLEQLYHQVFADRLARV